A window from Culex pipiens pallens isolate TS chromosome 3, TS_CPP_V2, whole genome shotgun sequence encodes these proteins:
- the LOC120412397 gene encoding dnaJ protein homolog 1-like, producing MGKDYYKVLGVARGANDDEIKKAYRKLALKYHPDKNKSPQAEERFKEVAEAYEVLSDKKKRDIYDQYGEEGLRGGMGGMGGGGGGGGHDGGSFTYQFHGDPRATFAQFFGTSDPFGVFFGNDGGGSNMFYTDMGGEMDDPFGFGGGRGGGMGGGFPGAFRSQSFNVQGSPNRKHKAQDPPIEHDLYVTLEDVNGGCQKKMKISKMVMAHDGGARKEEKILNINVKPGWKAGTKITFPREGDQVPGKIPADIVFIIRDKPHQHFKREGSDIKYTSKISLRQSLCGTVVKVPTLSGETLSISTVGEIVKPNSVKRLQGRGLPFPKEPSRKGDLLVAFDIQFPNALNQNAKDILADLLPVEGGQ from the coding sequence atgggaaaagaCTATTACAAGGTGCTGGGGGTGGCCCGAGGGGCGAACGATGATGAGATCAAGAAGGCGTACAGGAAGCTGGCGTTGAAGTACCACCCGGACAAGAACAAGAGTCCGCAGGCGGAGGAACGGTTCAAGGAGGTGGCGGAGGCGTACGAGGTCCTGTCGGACAAGAAGAAGCGGGACATTTACGACCAGTATGGAGAGGAGGGTTTGCGGGGAGGAATGGGCGGCATGggaggtggtggtggcggcggtggCCACGACGGAGGCTCGTTCACGTACCAGTTCCACGGAGATCCGAGGGCGACGTTTGCGCAGTTCTTTGGAACCAGCGATCCGTTTGGAGTGTTCTTCGGAAACGACGGAGGTGGCTCGAACATGTTCTACACGGATATGGGCGGCGAGATGGACGATCCGTTCGGATTTGGAGGTGGTCGCGGAGGAGGCATGGGTGGTGGATTCCCGGGAGCGTTCCGATCGCAGTCGTTTAACGTGCAGGGATCGCCAAACAGGAAGCACAAGGCACAGGATCCGCCGATTGAGCACGACCTTTACGTGACACTGGAGGACGTGAACGGAGGTTGCCAGAAGAAGATGAAGATCTCCAAGATGGTCATGGCTCACGACGGAGGAGCGCGGAAAGAGGAAAAGATCCTGAACATCAACGTGAAGCCCGGCTGGAAGGCGGGAACGAAGATTACCTTCCCCCGCGAAGGAGACCAAGTCCCCGGCAAGATCCCCGCCGACATCGTCTTCATCATCCGGGACAAACCCCACCAGCACTTTAAGCGCGAGGGCAGCGACATCAAGTACACGTCGAAAATCTCCCTGCGCCAGTCGCTCTGCGGAACCGTCGTCAAGGTCCCCACCCTCTCCGGGGAAACCCTCTCCATCAGCACCGTCGGCGAAATCGTCAAACCAAACTCGGTCAAGCGGCTGCAGGGTCGCGGCCTGCCCTTCCCCAAGGAACCGTCCCGCAAGGGCGACCTGCTGGTCGCGTTCGACATCCAGTTCCCGAACGCGCTGAACCAGAACGCCAAAGACATTCTGGCGGATCTGCTTCCGGTCGAGGGTGGCCAGTAG